In Sphingomonas sp. SORGH_AS_0950, the following are encoded in one genomic region:
- a CDS encoding sulfurtransferase translates to MSPLITPEDLAAMAGEANVRILDVTYFLDDPGDAKARRGFEDGHIPRARFLALGGLADPDSDLPMTLPMAEYFAHAMSEAGVGHADRIVLYDRSPLHSAARAWWMLTLFGAKSVALLDGGLEAWTAAGHPVMTGPAGAVDTPGLFVAHADLARLRTLREVHAHVDAGDAQLVDARSPGRFAGSEPEPRSGVEPGHIPTALNLPYSRLFEADGRWKSPEAIAAEFAAAGVDPTRPMVATCGSGVTACVLAFGAERIGGMMPVYDGSWTEWGSDPSTPKAKDA, encoded by the coding sequence ATGTCGCCACTCATCACCCCGGAAGACCTCGCCGCAATGGCGGGCGAAGCGAATGTGCGCATCCTCGACGTCACCTATTTCCTCGACGATCCCGGCGACGCGAAGGCACGGCGCGGGTTCGAGGACGGGCATATTCCCCGCGCGCGCTTCCTGGCGCTGGGGGGGCTGGCCGATCCCGACAGCGACCTGCCGATGACCCTGCCCATGGCCGAGTATTTCGCCCATGCGATGAGCGAGGCAGGCGTCGGCCATGCCGACCGGATCGTCCTCTACGACCGTTCCCCGCTGCACAGCGCGGCGCGGGCCTGGTGGATGCTGACGCTGTTCGGCGCGAAGTCGGTCGCCCTGCTCGATGGCGGGCTGGAGGCTTGGACTGCCGCGGGGCATCCGGTCATGACGGGCCCGGCGGGCGCAGTCGATACGCCCGGCCTGTTCGTCGCCCATGCCGATCTGGCCCGGCTGCGCACGCTCCGCGAAGTCCATGCCCATGTCGATGCCGGGGATGCGCAACTGGTCGATGCCCGCTCGCCCGGCCGCTTCGCCGGGTCCGAGCCCGAACCCCGCTCCGGCGTCGAGCCGGGCCATATTCCGACGGCGCTGAACCTGCCCTATTCGCGCCTGTTCGAGGCGGATGGCCGGTGGAAATCGCCGGAGGCCATCGCGGCCGAATTCGCCGCCGCCGGGGTCGATCCGACCAGGCCGATGGTCGCCACCTGCGGCTCCGGCGTCACCGCCTGCGTGCTGGCCTTCGGGGCCGAGCGGATCGGCGGGATGATGCCGGTCTATGACGGCAGCTGGACCGAATGGGGCTCTGACCCCAGCACCCCCAAAGCGAAAGACGCGTGA
- a CDS encoding cryptochrome/photolyase family protein, with protein sequence MPESPTLIPILGDQLSMNLSSLEGADPRSAVLLMMEVADETAYVRHHKAKIAYILSAMRHHAEALRQAGWTVDYVRLDDADNAGSFTGEVARAVGRHDPARIVVTQAGEWRVAAMLEAWETMFGIPVDIRPDTRFIASQAEFEAWAEDRQELRMEYFYRLMRRKTGLLMKGDKPEGGKWNYDADNRKPAPKKDRPPEPLTFAPDAITREVLTLVAARFDNHPGSLDGFAYATTAEDAQKQAEAFMANGLPKFGDYQDAMLTGQHQLWHSVLSPYINSGLLDPLELCRMAEGEYEDGRVSLNSVEGYIRQIIGWREYVRGLYWHVGPDYVNRNALRATRPLPGFYWTGRTDMHCMAEALGQTLDTAHAHHIQRLMVTGNFAILIGADPAEVHRWYLEIYIDAYEWVELPNVVGMSQFADGGIIASKPYVSSGAYIDRMSDYCGACRYDVKQRVGEDACPFNALYWDFLARHEERFGENPRMAMPYRNWNRMAEEDRKAIRAQAAGFLEGLG encoded by the coding sequence ATGCCCGAATCGCCAACGCTGATCCCGATATTGGGCGATCAATTGTCGATGAACCTGTCGTCGCTGGAGGGTGCCGATCCCAGAAGCGCAGTCCTGCTGATGATGGAGGTGGCGGACGAGACGGCCTATGTCCGCCATCACAAGGCCAAGATCGCCTATATCCTGTCCGCGATGCGCCATCATGCCGAGGCGTTGCGCCAGGCAGGCTGGACAGTCGATTACGTCCGGCTGGACGACGCCGACAATGCGGGCAGCTTCACCGGCGAGGTCGCGCGCGCGGTCGGACGCCACGATCCCGCGCGGATCGTCGTCACCCAGGCGGGCGAATGGCGCGTCGCCGCGATGCTGGAGGCGTGGGAGACGATGTTCGGCATCCCCGTCGACATCCGTCCCGACACCCGCTTCATCGCCAGCCAGGCCGAGTTCGAGGCCTGGGCGGAGGACCGCCAGGAACTGCGCATGGAGTATTTCTACCGGCTGATGCGGCGCAAGACCGGCCTGTTGATGAAGGGCGACAAGCCCGAGGGCGGCAAGTGGAATTACGACGCCGACAACCGCAAGCCCGCCCCCAAGAAGGACAGGCCGCCCGAACCGCTCACCTTCGCCCCCGATGCGATCACGCGCGAGGTGCTGACGCTGGTCGCCGCGCGGTTCGACAACCATCCCGGCTCGCTCGACGGCTTCGCCTATGCGACCACCGCGGAGGACGCGCAGAAACAGGCCGAGGCGTTCATGGCGAACGGCCTGCCCAAATTCGGCGACTATCAGGATGCGATGCTGACCGGGCAGCACCAGCTCTGGCACTCGGTCCTGTCGCCCTATATCAATTCGGGGCTGCTCGACCCGCTCGAACTCTGCCGGATGGCGGAAGGGGAATATGAGGACGGTCGTGTCAGCCTCAATTCGGTCGAGGGCTATATCCGCCAGATCATCGGCTGGCGCGAATATGTGCGCGGGCTCTACTGGCATGTCGGGCCGGACTATGTGAACCGCAACGCCCTGCGCGCGACCCGGCCGCTGCCCGGCTTCTACTGGACGGGCCGGACCGACATGCACTGCATGGCCGAGGCGCTGGGCCAGACGCTCGACACCGCGCATGCCCATCACATCCAGCGGCTGATGGTGACGGGAAACTTCGCCATCCTGATCGGCGCGGACCCGGCGGAGGTGCATCGCTGGTATCTGGAAATCTATATCGATGCCTATGAATGGGTCGAGCTGCCCAATGTCGTGGGCATGAGCCAGTTCGCCGATGGCGGCATCATCGCCTCCAAGCCCTATGTCTCGTCGGGGGCCTATATCGACCGCATGTCGGATTATTGCGGGGCGTGCCGCTATGACGTGAAGCAGCGGGTGGGCGAGGACGCCTGCCCGTTCAACGCGCTCTATTGGGATTTCCTGGCGCGGCACGAGGAGCGTTTCGGCGAGAATCCGCGCATGGCGATGCCCTATCGCAACTGGAACCGGATGGCGGAGGAAGACCGCAAGGCGATCCGGGCGCAGGCGGCGGGGTTTCTTGAGGGGTTGGGGTGA
- the queF gene encoding preQ(1) synthase encodes MKHLGQTSALPASPEEAVLDYVPNPRPGRTYLIRFAAPEFTSLCPVTGQPDFAHLVIDYVPGEMIVESKSLKLFLGSFRNHAGFHEDCTVGIGERLFEEMKPVWLRIGGYWYPRGGIPIDVFWQSSAPPADLWLPDQGVAGYRGRG; translated from the coding sequence ATGAAGCATCTCGGCCAGACCAGCGCGCTGCCCGCTTCCCCGGAAGAGGCGGTGCTCGATTATGTTCCCAACCCCCGACCGGGGCGCACCTATCTGATCCGGTTCGCGGCACCCGAGTTCACCTCGCTCTGCCCGGTGACCGGCCAGCCCGACTTCGCGCATCTGGTGATCGACTATGTGCCCGGCGAGATGATCGTCGAGTCCAAGTCGTTGAAATTGTTCCTGGGCAGCTTCCGCAACCATGCCGGTTTCCATGAGGATTGCACCGTCGGCATCGGCGAGCGCCTGTTCGAGGAGATGAAGCCGGTCTGGCTGCGCATCGGCGGATATTGGTATCCGCGCGGCGGCATTCCGATCGACGTGTTCTGGCAGTCCTCGGCCCCGCCCGCCGATCTGTGGCTGCCCGACCAGGGCGTCGCGGGCTATCGCGGCCGGGGCTGA
- a CDS encoding glycoside hydrolase family 130 protein, which translates to MDLFNHRLRLHADPSRVVVRPFHIAWGGGNGAPPSRTERLVGEVLAMTPQEARDQLETVLKDFEARHWQTRRVFMTRYDQIEDLLKLDGATISDEKRQLIGAYFCHEYSYAAAALMNPSAVPHFDQTGIQPGSQRILMSMRAVGEGHISSVAFREGIINDQNQLRLAPEPPFATATDVHGWGDDDVPGGPVTVHRHRDSTLSGTVIFPITQAQSKGLEDMRIVQFTHDDGAVEWIGTYTAYDGSGIQSELMRTRDFRAFDLVPMTGSAARNKGMALFPRKVAGQYMMIGRQDGENLFLLKSDSLTHWDEGEKILTPVYPWELVQIGNCGPPIETDEGWLLLTHGVGAMRKYSIGAALLDKDDPSKVLGRTKQPILAAKDQDREGYVPNVVYSCGAIRHGDSLFLPYGIADSSIGFAFVKISELLAAM; encoded by the coding sequence ATGGATCTTTTCAACCACCGGCTGCGGCTTCATGCCGATCCTTCCCGCGTCGTGGTGCGGCCGTTTCACATCGCCTGGGGCGGTGGCAATGGCGCGCCGCCCAGCCGGACCGAACGGCTGGTGGGCGAGGTGCTGGCGATGACGCCGCAGGAAGCGCGCGACCAGCTGGAAACCGTGCTGAAGGATTTCGAGGCGCGGCACTGGCAGACGCGGCGCGTCTTCATGACCCGCTACGACCAGATCGAGGATCTGCTGAAGCTGGACGGCGCAACGATCAGCGACGAGAAGCGGCAGCTGATCGGCGCCTATTTCTGCCACGAATACAGCTACGCGGCGGCGGCGCTGATGAACCCGTCGGCGGTGCCGCATTTCGACCAGACCGGCATCCAGCCGGGGTCGCAGCGTATCCTGATGTCGATGCGCGCGGTGGGCGAGGGGCATATCTCGTCGGTCGCCTTTCGCGAAGGCATCATCAACGACCAGAACCAGCTTCGCCTCGCGCCCGAGCCGCCTTTCGCGACCGCGACCGACGTGCATGGCTGGGGCGACGACGATGTGCCGGGCGGCCCCGTCACGGTGCATCGCCACCGCGACTCGACGCTGTCGGGCACGGTCATCTTCCCGATCACCCAGGCCCAGTCCAAGGGGCTGGAGGACATGCGCATCGTCCAGTTCACGCATGACGACGGCGCGGTCGAGTGGATCGGCACCTATACCGCCTATGACGGCTCGGGCATCCAGTCCGAACTGATGCGCACCCGCGACTTCCGCGCGTTCGACCTCGTGCCGATGACCGGATCGGCGGCGCGCAACAAGGGCATGGCGCTGTTCCCGCGCAAGGTCGCCGGGCAATATATGATGATCGGGCGGCAGGACGGCGAGAACCTGTTCCTGCTCAAGTCCGACTCGCTGACCCATTGGGACGAGGGTGAGAAGATCCTGACCCCCGTCTATCCATGGGAGCTGGTGCAGATCGGCAATTGCGGCCCGCCCATCGAGACGGACGAGGGCTGGCTGCTGCTGACCCACGGCGTCGGCGCGATGCGCAAATATTCGATCGGCGCCGCGCTGCTCGACAAGGACGACCCCTCCAAGGTGCTGGGCCGGACGAAGCAGCCGATCCTGGCCGCCAAGGACCAGGACCGCGAAGGTTATGTGCCCAACGTCGTCTATTCGTGCGGCGCGATCCGGCACGGCGA
- a CDS encoding DUF333 domain-containing protein produces the protein MKTRLMIAASLPLCLAAAVLPTAAQAMPNPASVFCQKMGGRSVNATLPDRSQLGLCYLPGKKIVEEWTLYRMLDGKKPSPRHNPFR, from the coding sequence GTGAAGACCAGGTTGATGATCGCCGCTTCCCTTCCCCTCTGTCTTGCCGCCGCCGTCCTGCCGACCGCGGCGCAGGCCATGCCCAACCCGGCATCGGTCTTCTGCCAGAAGATGGGCGGCCGCTCGGTCAACGCCACGCTGCCGGACCGGTCGCAGCTCGGCCTGTGCTATCTGCCCGGCAAGAAGATCGTCGAGGAATGGACGCTGTACCGGATGCTCGACGGCAAGAAGCCCTCGCCCCGGCACAACCCCTTTCGATAG